The following proteins are encoded in a genomic region of Camelus ferus isolate YT-003-E chromosome 8, BCGSAC_Cfer_1.0, whole genome shotgun sequence:
- the TSTD3 gene encoding thiosulfate sulfurtransferase/rhodanese-like domain-containing protein 3, giving the protein MVLPRFLLLPSARRVILASAEAALWGLKSIKGSCHNFCTAICKDVTYMELKKLLNSKKIMLIDVRETWEILEYGKIPGSVNIPLDEVGEALQMNPKDFKEKYNEVKPSKSDSLVFSCLAGVRSKKALDTALSLGFNSAQNYAGGWKEWATYEFSEKKQGH; this is encoded by the exons ATGGTTCTCCCCCGGTTCCTGCTGCTCCCAAGTGCGCGCCGGGTGATCCTCGCCTCAGCGGAGGCTGCGCTGTGGG gTTTAAAGTCAATAAAAGGAAGCTGCCACAATTTTTGTACTGCTATTTGTAAAGATGTCACTTATATGGAACTTAAAAAACTCTtgaattcaaaaaaaattatgttaattgATGTTAGAGAGACATGGGAAATTCTTGAGTATGGAAAAATCCCCGGGTCTGTCAATATACCAC TGGATGAGGTAGGTGAAGCTCTACAGATGAACCCAAAAGACTTCAAAGAGAAGTACAATGAAGTAAAGCCATCCAAATCTGACAGTCTAGTGTTTTCTTGTTTAGCCGGAGTGAGAAGCAAGAAGGCTCTGGACACAGCATTATCTCTGGGCTTTAACAG TGCTCAAAATTATGCTGGAGGATGGAAGGAGTGGGCAACCTATGaattttcagagaagaaacaaggaCATTGA
- the CCNC gene encoding cyclin-C isoform X2, with protein MAGNFWQSSHYLQWILDKQDLLKERQKDLKFLSEEEYWKLQIFFTNVIQALGEHLKLRQQVIATATVYFKRFYARYSLKSIDPVLMAPTCVFLASKVEEFGVVSNTRLIAAATSVLKTRFSYAFPKEFPYRMNHVLECEFYLLELMDCCLIVYHPYRPLLQYVQDMGQEDMLLPLAWRIVNDTYRTDLCLLYPPFMIALACLHVACVVQQKDARQWFAELSVDMEKILEIIRVILKLYEQWKNFDERKEMATILSKMPKPKPPPNRNSLSDSSLVAGPEAAR; from the exons ATGGCAGGGAACTTTTGGCAGAGCTCCCATTA TTTACAATGGATTTTGGATAAACAAGATCTGTTGAAGGAACGCCAAAAGGACTTAAAGTTTCTCTCAGAAGAAGAGTATTGGAAATTACAGATATTTTTTACAAatg ttatccAAGCATTAGGTGAACATCTTAAATTAAGACAACAAGTTATTGCCACTGCTACAGTCTATTTCAAGAGATTCTATGCCAG GTATTCTCTGAAAAGTATAGATCCTGTATTAATGGCTCCTACATGTGTGTTTTTGGCATCCAAAGTAGAG gaatttggAGTAGTCTCAAATACAAGATTGATTGCTGCTGCTACTTCTGTAT tAAAAACTAGATTTTCATATGCCTTTCCAAAGGAATTTCCTTATAGGATGAACCAT gtattagAATGTGAATTCTATCTTTTAGAATTAATG GATTGTTGCTTGATAGTGTATCATCCTTATAGACCTTTGCTCCAGTATGTGCAGGACATGGGCCAAGAAGACATGTTGCTTCCCCTTGCATG GAGGATAGTGAATGATACCTACAGAACGGATCTTTGCCTACTGTATCCTCCTTTCATGATAGCTTTAG CTTGCCTGCATGTAGCTTGTGTTGTACAGCAGAAAGATGCCAGACAGTGGTTTGCTGAGCTTTCTGTGGATATGGAGAAG atTTTGGAAATAATCAGGGTTATTCTAAAACTATATGAGCAGTGGAAGAATTTTGATGAGAGAAAAGAGATGGCAACTATTCTTAGTAAGATGCCGAAACCAAAACCTCCTCCAAACAG aaattccCTGAGTGATTCTTCACTAGTGGCAGGGCCTGAAGCTGCAAGATGA
- the CCNC gene encoding cyclin-C isoform X1 has translation MAGNFWQSSHYLQWILDKQDLLKERQKDLKFLSEEEYWKLQIFFTNVIQALGEHLKLRQQVIATATVYFKRFYARYSLKSIDPVLMAPTCVFLASKVEEFGVVSNTRLIAAATSVLKTRFSYAFPKEFPYRMNHVLECEFYLLELMDCCLIVYHPYRPLLQYVQDMGQEDMLLPLAWRIVNDTYRTDLCLLYPPFMIALACLHVACVVQQKDARQWFAELSVDMEKILEIIRVILKLYEQWKNFDERKEMATILSKMPKPKPPPNSEGEQGPNGSQNSSYSQS, from the exons ATGGCAGGGAACTTTTGGCAGAGCTCCCATTA TTTACAATGGATTTTGGATAAACAAGATCTGTTGAAGGAACGCCAAAAGGACTTAAAGTTTCTCTCAGAAGAAGAGTATTGGAAATTACAGATATTTTTTACAAatg ttatccAAGCATTAGGTGAACATCTTAAATTAAGACAACAAGTTATTGCCACTGCTACAGTCTATTTCAAGAGATTCTATGCCAG GTATTCTCTGAAAAGTATAGATCCTGTATTAATGGCTCCTACATGTGTGTTTTTGGCATCCAAAGTAGAG gaatttggAGTAGTCTCAAATACAAGATTGATTGCTGCTGCTACTTCTGTAT tAAAAACTAGATTTTCATATGCCTTTCCAAAGGAATTTCCTTATAGGATGAACCAT gtattagAATGTGAATTCTATCTTTTAGAATTAATG GATTGTTGCTTGATAGTGTATCATCCTTATAGACCTTTGCTCCAGTATGTGCAGGACATGGGCCAAGAAGACATGTTGCTTCCCCTTGCATG GAGGATAGTGAATGATACCTACAGAACGGATCTTTGCCTACTGTATCCTCCTTTCATGATAGCTTTAG CTTGCCTGCATGTAGCTTGTGTTGTACAGCAGAAAGATGCCAGACAGTGGTTTGCTGAGCTTTCTGTGGATATGGAGAAG atTTTGGAAATAATCAGGGTTATTCTAAAACTATATGAGCAGTGGAAGAATTTTGATGAGAGAAAAGAGATGGCAACTATTCTTAGTAAGATGCCGAAACCAAAACCTCCTCCAAACAG TGAAGGAGAGCAGGGTCCAAATGGAAGTCAGAACTCTAGCTACAGCCAATCTTAA